TTTTATCAAACTAATTATCATTAAAGTATTTATCTAGATCCTCTATCTTTTTTATATCAAATATATTCTCACCTATCTTTTCTAACTTATCTATATTTAATTCGTACATTTTTTTTACATACAATTCCGGTATTTTGTTAAATTTTTTATTTAAAAGTTTAATAATTAATTCAGCCTTACCTTCAGCCTTACCTTCGGCCTTTCCTTCGGCTTTTCCTTCGGCCTTTCCCTCTTGTATCAACATTTCGGCTATCTTAGTCATTCTTATCGCTCCTTTCAATTTATTTTTATATTCCTCAGTCAAAAATTTATCACTTATTCCTATTAATGCACCGATTATATATGTTTTTTCATCTTCATCTTCTATTTTTTTCGCCAGTTCTACTGCATCTATTGCCATCTCATCACTGCTTTTTTTACTGCCCATAAGTGGGAAAAATATTAAGTTCAATTTGTCTATATCTGTTAGTTGTAATTTCCTATCAATTTTTTCGTTTAATTCTTTATATATTTTGTCACCATCATATTTTGCTAAAAATACTTGTTCTACATTATATATTATTGATCCAATGTCTAATCTACTAATCGCTTCTTCTATTTTACCAGAATATATTACAACAGTTCTTATTGTTCTCTCATATTTACTATAAAGCCTTGTGTCATACTGCAAAAATCTTTTTATATCGGCTTTTTTATTTGTCGTTTGAAATTCCATATGCAGCAATGAGTCATCTTCCAAAAGAAATATAAAATCCAGCCTATCTTCCTTAACTTCAATTGACGGTAAATTCGCCGGTATAACTGTCACTATTTTAGGTGCATTTATCCCGTAAAACTCCAGCGATTTATCTTTGAATTCTTGTGCCATTGATTTTAATATTATATCGTTATTCTGATAAGATATATCTAAATTATTATTCTTCACGTTTTTCTCCTACTTATTAACAATGTTAATTTACAATATATTTCTTTATATCTTCTATCTCGTTAATTTCAAATATGTTGTCTGCTATTTGAAGCAATGTCTTCTCATCTGCATCTTCAATTAACTTTATATATTTTTCAGGTATATCACTGAATTTCTTCTTCAACAATCTTATAACGAGATTTTCCATACCTTTCTCGATACCTTTTTCTATGCCTTTTTCCATACTCTTTTTTAATTCTTCCTCAGTATAAATTTTAAAGTTTGCTTCCTTTAAGTTGTTTATTACATATTTCATCTGTTCTTCATTTAATCTGTCTGCATACATCTTAATCACCTCCGAAACTATACCAGGATCTATTCTAAATGCCGCTTCAATTAATCTTATTTTATTGTCGTATTCTTTTGCTTCATTTATACTGGTGAATATTTTTTCTATTGCATTTTTGAAATACATGTTATTTGATAAAGCCATCAATGGATAATTTTCCTCTACATTATCTAACTCAGACAATATTATTATTTGTACCGGTATCCATTCATTATCTATATAATAAATGCCATTATCAGAATTGTCTAACTTTATTTTATGTTCTTCTAAAAATGATATGAGTTTTTTCGGAAGATTGCTACATACAAATGTTAGTGTTAATTCATCTATCTTTATGTCATCAACTTCTTTTCGTGATTTATCGTAAGCATTCATTATTGATTTATATAGATATACATAACCTAAACCTTTGAAATAATCATCTATTGATATATAATCATCTGGAGATTTGTACTCTATTATATTGTATCTTTTAAATATTTGTCCTACTCTCTTATTTATTTTTACATCTTTTTCTTTTTTTATTATTATGACATCTATTCTTAAAGGTTCTTTTGATAGATATTCTTCTTGTTTTATTTCAACTTTTTCATCTTTTAGCTCTTCTTTTATGGCCGCTACAAAATCGCTGTGCCAATCATTCATTTTATTTTTCCTTTCTACATTCATTATACCATATGATTTTCATTCTTAAAATAGGCATAGCTTCGCTATACGGACACCAGTGAATTAAATTCACCGCCCCCGCTACGAAGCAATATATTAACACCATCAACATTCAAGGGCGCCGAAACAGCCTCATGAAAATTTTTGGATAATATTACTACTTTACAATATTAACTTATTCGACATAAATTTTGAAAATCCTTCTTTTACTATCAATTTTTTTAATGTCCTATTTATAAGAAATTGAATTTTTTATTAACCACTAATAAGTTAGAATCATAAAGTTAATAATTACTATACATATACAGTAAAAAATAAATTTTTTATAAACTTTATTAAATACCAGCGCAAAATTTATTTTTTAGTTATATAATATTGTTAATCAAAGGGAGGGATAGTATGTTTAAGAAATTTTTTATTGTTTTATTGATTATCTCAGTACTTTTGACAGGATGCCAATTTAAAAGTAATAATAAGGAAAATGCAGCAGAAGCGAAGACTTCTAATGCAAATACTTCAATCATTAAATGGAAGTGGTCTTTTAAGGATGGTCAAAAGTCACTTAACAACTTGCAAATCTTTAAATCAATCGATAGCGGAAAATCTTGGTCTTTGGTATCATTGCCTTTGGATACTATATCAAAAAATGTTTATGATATTAATTTTGTAGAAAATGTTATGCCTTTCTTTTTTGACTCAAATGATGGCTGGATTTCATGGATAAATAATAATAGCAAAGCACTATACATGCTTAGAACAAGTGATAGCGGAAAAACGTGGAATATTGTAAGCTTCAGCCTATCAAGGTATAATGTTCAAAGCATCTCTAAGATACAATTTGTATCACCTCAAGTAGGATGGCTTTTGGCCGTATCTGATAGTGCTGCTAGCCAGCAAATAAAGTATTTATTTAAGACAGATAATGGCGGTAAAAGCTGGGATAAAGCAAATGTTACTTCCAATGGATCCTATTCAGGACTGCCCAATGTTGGCACCTCGACAGATATGATATTTTACGGCGCTGATAGTGGATGGATTAGCGTGTCAAATCCATTATCATCAGATTTAATATTATACAAAACAAGCAACAGCGGTAAGACATGGTCCAAGGTAGTTTTGCCTGTGCCTCTAAAATATGCTAGCTATTGCGTTTTACAAGCCTCTGTTCCTATATTTAGCAACAATAAAAATGGAACTATAAAAGTTGATTATTACAAAACAAATGAAGGCAAAAACGATGAACATGCCGTTGTTTATGTTTCAAACGATGGGGGAAATACATGGAGCGTTGATACTTCAAGTTGAAAAAGGCTGCATTTACTGCAGCCCTAAAAAATATTTGTAAAAGCTTAAGTCGTTCGTCAGTTCTGGATGAAACGAAGTCGCAAAAAGGTTGCCTTCCCTTGCTGCCACTATTTTCCCATTGTATCTAGATAGCACTTTTACATTTTCTCCTACATCCTCAATATACGGCGCTCTTATAAATACTGCATCTACTTCATCTTTTGATATTTCAGGCATACTAAGCTTTGTTATAAAGCTATCAAGCTGACTTCCATACGCATTTCTCCGCACCTTTATGTCCATTATGCCGAGATGAACTTTATCATCATTCACGATATGTTTAGCCATCAATATCATACCTGCACACGTTCCCCATATAGGCGCACCAGATCTGTAAAGATCTATAATGACATCTTTTAAGTCAAAGTCATTAAGCATTTTTCCTATGGCAGTGCTTTCACCGCCAGGCAGTATAAGTGCATCTATGCTCTTTAAAGTCTCTTTATCTTTTGCCTCTACAGGTGTTATACCATCTAATCTTTTTAGTTTCTCTATATGTTCTTCTACAGAACCTTGTATTGAGAGGACGCCAACACGCATATTACCATCCCCTATTTGCATATAGGTCTTTTTCTGAAAGGTCTCTTATGTCAATGCTGTTCATAGCTTCGCCAAGACCTTCTGATACCTCTGCTATTATCTCTGGTTTATCAAAGTATGTTGTCGCTTTTACAATAGCTGCTGCACGCTTTTCGGGGTTCTCTGATTTGAATATACCAGATCCTACAAAAACGCCATCTGCGCCAAGCTGCATCATTAATGCTGCATCTGCCGGTGTTGCAATGCCTCCTGCTGCAAAATTCACAACTGGCAGTCTCCCATTTTCTGCGACGTATTTTACAAGTTCGTATGGTGCCTGCAATTCTTTTGATGCTGTCATAAGTTCTTCTTCGCTTAGCGTTGTAAGCTTCTTCATCTCGGCTGTTATAGTTCTCATATGCCTTACTGCTTCAACTACATTTCCTGTACCAGCTTCACCTTTAGTCCTTATCATAGATGCCCCTTCGCCAATTCTCCTTAATGCTTCACCGAGATTTCGTGCACCACAAACGAAAGGGACTTTAAACTGCCATTTGTTTATGTGATATGACTCATCAGCCGGTGTGAGTACTTCACTTTCATCAATATAATCAATCTTCAATGCCTCTAAAACTTGTGCTTCGACAAAATGTCCTATCCTGACTTTTGCCATGACAGGTATTGATACTGCTTCTTTTATCGCTTTTATGATTTTGGGATCAGACATCCTTGCTACACCGCCATGTGCTCTTATATCGGCAGGTACCCTTTCAAGTGCCATTACCGCAACTGCACCAGCTTTTTCAGCGATTACGGCTTGTTCTGGTGTTGTGACATCCATTATTACTCCGCCTTTTAACATCTGGGCCAAGTTTTTATTTAGTTCATATCTTTCATTCATTGTGCTTATTCCCCCTGTTTTTAGTATAACATTTATATAATGTTTATATCAATTGTATCTATTAAATGCAAACATGTCAATCAGTACAATAGGGGTACAAAAAAAAAGATACACTTTTGTGTATCTATAGATTTACAACAGCTTTTTTTAACAATCGAATATCAAGCTCAGATCTTTTTTGCCTATGTTTCACTTTTGCGATTTTTATATTTGCTTCTTGAGTTTTTTTATCAAGTTTCATATTAATTTCTGTTATAGACTCAGAATTTCTCGCCACTTGGTCAAAAGTAGCATTCGCTAATTGTTCGACACTATCAAGCCTTTTCTCTAATTTGTCTAGCCTAACCTCGACTTTATCAAGCCTTTTCTCAACATTATCAAGCCTCGCATCAACGTTATCTAGTCTTGCCTCAACTTTATCAAGCCTCTTCTCGACATTATCTAGTCTTATCTCAACTTTATCAAGTCTCTTCTCAAGATTATCAAGTCTTGCCTCAACATTATCAAGTCTTGCCTCAACTTTATCAAGTCTCTTCTCAACATTATCTAATCTTACCTCAATTTTATCAAGTCTTAAATCAATCCTGTCAAATCTCTTCCCAATGTTTTCAAATTGCTGGACTACATAATTCATAAACTCTTCATTTGTCACAAACATACCCCCATTCGTTTTTTATTCGCCCTTTTCCATATGTTGCATGATTTAATATTATCATTGAAAATATAACATGTCAATAAAAATATCGAATAAATGTTTGCGTTTTTCAAGGGATACATTACTGTATCCCTTGAAGTACTTTCTTTGAATCATCTATAATCTTTTTAGTCGCATCTGTCATAGGTTTTGGCTCTTCTGATTTTGAATTTGCCTCATTATATAACTTCTCTACATCAATAGCTTTTTGCAGGTACTCTTTGGCTTTTGTTTTATCACCTTTTTGTAAATAAAACATGCCGACCTTGTTATATGCATCTGCAAGCTGCTGATAATTCTCTGGTCTTAACGGTTGAACATCTACAGCTTTTTTGACATATTGTATGCCTTTATCTATCTGTCCGTGTGAAAGATAAAAAGCTCCAAGCTGTGCTGCAAGCTGTGAATTATAAGGCTCCAAATCAACTGATTTCTGTTCTTGAAGAAAGGCTTCTTGTAACCGTACAGAATCTTTAGTCTGGTCCGCTATATTTGTCAAAGTCTGTCCATATGCCATCCTATATTTTGCATTCCACGGATCATATGATACAGCGCTTTTATAGCTTTGTTCTGCTTGTATTATATTATTTGATTTAATAAAACCGTCACCCTTTTGCGCATAGCTTAATGCAGTAGACATGGATAGCGACATAAACATTACAATAGCACCTACTATCATAACACCATAGCTAGAGTATGCATAATTAAGCTTTTTAGTGTTTTTCACATTAACTTCAGATTTATTCTTCGAAAGCCACATCCCGTTTATTATTCCTATCAAGGCAAAGAGTGCTATCGTTACGGCTGACAATGACAAATCAAAGTCCATTGATGCATGTGCATAAAGACTTATTATACCAATAGTAGCTGCCGCAAATAGAGCTCTCTCATGTAAATCCAAGTCAGATTTTATTAATCTAACTACAATAATGCCTAGCGAAATAAGGAAAAACAAGATAGCCGCGGCTCCAATAATGCCCGTATCAAGTAAAACTTGCATAAAATAGTTATGCGTCTGTGTTGTCC
This portion of the Thermoanaerobacterium sp. RBIITD genome encodes:
- the pdxS gene encoding pyridoxal 5'-phosphate synthase lyase subunit PdxS, which gives rise to MNERYELNKNLAQMLKGGVIMDVTTPEQAVIAEKAGAVAVMALERVPADIRAHGGVARMSDPKIIKAIKEAVSIPVMAKVRIGHFVEAQVLEALKIDYIDESEVLTPADESYHINKWQFKVPFVCGARNLGEALRRIGEGASMIRTKGEAGTGNVVEAVRHMRTITAEMKKLTTLSEEELMTASKELQAPYELVKYVAENGRLPVVNFAAGGIATPADAALMMQLGADGVFVGSGIFKSENPEKRAAAIVKATTYFDKPEIIAEVSEGLGEAMNSIDIRDLSEKDLYANRGW
- a CDS encoding Dynamitin, with amino-acid sequence MTNEEFMNYVVQQFENIGKRFDRIDLRLDKIEVRLDNVEKRLDKVEARLDNVEARLDNLEKRLDKVEIRLDNVEKRLDKVEARLDNVDARLDNVEKRLDKVEVRLDKLEKRLDSVEQLANATFDQVARNSESITEINMKLDKKTQEANIKIAKVKHRQKRSELDIRLLKKAVVNL
- a CDS encoding DUF4351 domain-containing protein produces the protein MNDWHSDFVAAIKEELKDEKVEIKQEEYLSKEPLRIDVIIIKKEKDVKINKRVGQIFKRYNIIEYKSPDDYISIDDYFKGLGYVYLYKSIMNAYDKSRKEVDDIKIDELTLTFVCSNLPKKLISFLEEHKIKLDNSDNGIYYIDNEWIPVQIIILSELDNVEENYPLMALSNNMYFKNAIEKIFTSINEAKEYDNKIRLIEAAFRIDPGIVSEVIKMYADRLNEEQMKYVINNLKEANFKIYTEEELKKSMEKGIEKGIEKGMENLVIRLLKKKFSDIPEKYIKLIEDADEKTLLQIADNIFEINEIEDIKKYIVN
- a CDS encoding DUF4351 domain-containing protein, whose product is MKNNNLDISYQNNDIILKSMAQEFKDKSLEFYGINAPKIVTVIPANLPSIEVKEDRLDFIFLLEDDSLLHMEFQTTNKKADIKRFLQYDTRLYSKYERTIRTVVIYSGKIEEAISRLDIGSIIYNVEQVFLAKYDGDKIYKELNEKIDRKLQLTDIDKLNLIFFPLMGSKKSSDEMAIDAVELAKKIEDEDEKTYIIGALIGISDKFLTEEYKNKLKGAIRMTKIAEMLIQEGKAEGKAEGKAEGKAEGKAELIIKLLNKKFNKIPELYVKKMYELNIDKLEKIGENIFDIKKIEDLDKYFNDN
- the pdxT gene encoding pyridoxal 5'-phosphate synthase glutaminase subunit PdxT; the protein is MRVGVLSIQGSVEEHIEKLKRLDGITPVEAKDKETLKSIDALILPGGESTAIGKMLNDFDLKDVIIDLYRSGAPIWGTCAGMILMAKHIVNDDKVHLGIMDIKVRRNAYGSQLDSFITKLSMPEISKDEVDAVFIRAPYIEDVGENVKVLSRYNGKIVAAREGNLFATSFHPELTNDLSFYKYFLGLQ